TCGTACGCGGTCGCCGGCTTCCGGGCCACCCAGGCGAAGGCCGCGCAGTACGGCGTCACCCTGGTCGCGACCGAGGAGTTCCAGACCACCGCCACCGAGTTCAGCGCGGTCTTCACCCACGTGAAGTCCTCGGGCGCGCAGGCGCTGCTCGTCTGGGCCACCGGCGCGCCCGGTGTCGCCCTCACCAAAGGGTACGCGACCGCCGGACTCGACATCCCGCTCGTGCTGACCGGCGCGCAGGCCAGCGAACTGTTCCTCAAGCCGGCCGGCGCGGCGGCCGAGGGCGTACTCGTCGCCAGTTCGATCGGAGTCGTCGGCGAACACCTGCCGGACGGTCCACAGAAGACGGCGGTGAAGGAGCTGACCGACGCCTTTCAGGCCAAGTACGGCTACCCGCCGCCCCAGTTCGCCCAGGACGGCTACAGCGCGGTCAAACTCCTCGCCGCCGCGGTCACCAGTGCCGAGAGCACCGAACACGAGAAGATCCAGGCGGCGTTGAACGCCCTGACCCTGGTCACCCCCAACGGGAAGTACGCGTACAGCCCGACCGACCACTCCGGCCTTCCCGGAACGTTCATCTCGGTGAACACGGTCACCAAGGGTGCGTTCGTACCGACCGACTGGGCGAAGAGCCAACTCGCCCAGCTCACCGGGAACTGACCGGCGGTGCTGCTGCGGGCACGGGGCCTGCGCCGGTCCTTCGGCGGCGTACTGGCGGTGCACGACGTCGACCTCGACGTCGCGGCCGGGGAACTGCGGGGTGTGATCGGTCCCAACGGCGCCGGCAAGTCGACGCTGTTCAACCTTCTCGGCGGGCAACTCGCCCCGAACCGCGGCACCGTCGAGTACGACGGCTCCCGGATCGACCGGCTGCCGCCGCACCGCCGGGCCGGGCTCGGCATCGGGATCGTCTTCCAGAACGCCCGGATCTTCCACGGGATGACCGCGCTGGAGAACGTGATGGTCGGCGCGCACGCCACCACCCGGGCCGGCTTCCTCAGCGCCGCCCTGCGGCTACCGGCACACCACCGTGCGGAACGCCAGATCCGGACCCGGGCCGTCGAGGCGCTGCACCGGGCCGGTCTGGCCGACTGGGCCGACCGGCCGGCGGAGTCGCTGCCGCTGGGTCAGCAGCGGGCGCTCCAGGTGGCCCGCGCCCTGTGCGGGCGGCCACGGCTGCTGCTGCTCGACGAGCCGGCCTCCGGGCTCCGGGCCGCCGAGCGGGAGGAACTGGCGCGGCTCATCGAGGAGTTGAAGGGGCAGGGGCTCACCATGCTGATGGTCGAGCATGATGTCGGCCTG
The nucleotide sequence above comes from Plantactinospora soyae. Encoded proteins:
- a CDS encoding ABC transporter substrate-binding protein, encoding MRRLALALTTALLLTAGTACGDSDESGDDTSPIRVGQIVSLTGNYSTLGSENKKAVELAVEQLNAKGGLLGRQVEVLVKDDKSQPEQSVLAFNDLKGADVAAIIGSPFSNSALATIPLVDREKIPYLSVTAADEQVSPVHPYVFVVPAIAGTYADRLLQYFKAVNLTRVAVAHDTKSSYAVAGFRATQAKAAQYGVTLVATEEFQTTATEFSAVFTHVKSSGAQALLVWATGAPGVALTKGYATAGLDIPLVLTGAQASELFLKPAGAAAEGVLVASSIGVVGEHLPDGPQKTAVKELTDAFQAKYGYPPPQFAQDGYSAVKLLAAAVTSAESTEHEKIQAALNALTLVTPNGKYAYSPTDHSGLPGTFISVNTVTKGAFVPTDWAKSQLAQLTGN
- a CDS encoding ABC transporter ATP-binding protein — translated: MLLRARGLRRSFGGVLAVHDVDLDVAAGELRGVIGPNGAGKSTLFNLLGGQLAPNRGTVEYDGSRIDRLPPHRRAGLGIGIVFQNARIFHGMTALENVMVGAHATTRAGFLSAALRLPAHHRAERQIRTRAVEALHRAGLADWADRPAESLPLGQQRALQVARALCGRPRLLLLDEPASGLRAAEREELARLIEELKGQGLTMLMVEHDVGLVARLADRITVLDLGRVIAEGTPDEVRDDEAVVTAYLGVDLADR